A section of the Agromyces aurantiacus genome encodes:
- a CDS encoding MFS transporter, with protein sequence MIGIGNFWRALPTEGRWLLSTVAVQTLGRGLTLPFTIIYLHEVRGFELGLSGGLMSLIAITGLLVTGPGGTLIDRYGARSVLLAGLTAMIAGCTLLAFATHPAVAAVALVLIGVNFGVSWPGFNALVASVVSGDLRQQYFGVNFALVNLGIGVGGIIGGFFVDVRAPETFTAIFLVDAATSLIPMALLLGPLRHVRTHADPAAGGEAATGGYLDILRTPVILWLTLLTFISVFIGYGQMEAGFPAYARQVSEVSTRVVGLSFAVNTAVIVLLQFLVLKRIAGHRRTRVMMVMAAVWAGSWLILGATGLLPDSVVAAIGVLAFMGVFAFGETLLQPTVPAMYNDLATDRNRGRVNAINSAAFQAGAITGPIAAGVLLDLDLQAWYVAVMVVGCAGIALLAAVLERRVSPTANGVPPAGEPAEGASPAESAAPAEPDTAPVEER encoded by the coding sequence GTGATCGGTATCGGCAACTTCTGGCGCGCCCTCCCCACCGAGGGGCGGTGGCTGCTCTCCACGGTCGCCGTGCAGACGCTCGGACGCGGGTTGACGCTGCCGTTCACGATCATCTACCTGCACGAGGTTCGCGGGTTCGAGCTCGGGCTCTCGGGCGGGCTGATGAGCCTGATCGCGATCACGGGGCTGCTCGTCACGGGGCCGGGCGGCACGCTCATCGACCGCTACGGGGCGAGGTCGGTGCTGCTCGCGGGGCTCACCGCGATGATCGCCGGGTGCACGCTGCTCGCGTTCGCGACGCATCCCGCCGTCGCGGCCGTCGCACTCGTGCTGATCGGCGTGAACTTCGGGGTCTCCTGGCCCGGCTTCAACGCGCTCGTCGCGTCGGTGGTGAGCGGCGACCTCAGGCAGCAGTACTTCGGCGTGAACTTCGCGCTGGTGAACCTCGGCATCGGCGTGGGCGGCATCATCGGCGGCTTCTTCGTCGACGTGCGCGCGCCCGAGACCTTCACGGCGATCTTCCTGGTGGACGCCGCGACCAGCCTGATCCCGATGGCGCTGCTGCTCGGGCCGCTCCGCCACGTCCGCACGCACGCCGACCCGGCCGCCGGCGGCGAGGCCGCCACCGGCGGGTACCTCGACATCCTCCGCACCCCCGTGATCCTCTGGCTCACGCTGCTCACCTTCATCTCGGTGTTTATCGGCTACGGGCAGATGGAGGCGGGGTTCCCGGCGTACGCGCGGCAGGTCTCCGAGGTGTCCACGCGCGTCGTGGGGCTCTCGTTCGCGGTCAACACGGCCGTGATCGTGCTGCTGCAGTTCCTGGTGCTCAAGCGCATCGCCGGCCACCGCCGCACGCGCGTGATGATGGTGATGGCGGCCGTCTGGGCCGGGTCGTGGCTCATCCTGGGGGCGACGGGCCTGCTGCCCGACAGCGTCGTCGCCGCGATCGGCGTGCTCGCGTTCATGGGCGTGTTCGCCTTCGGCGAGACCCTGCTCCAGCCCACGGTGCCCGCCATGTACAACGACCTCGCCACCGACCGCAATCGCGGCCGGGTCAACGCCATCAACTCGGCGGCCTTCCAGGCCGGCGCGATCACCGGCCCGATCGCGGCCGGGGTGCTCCTCGACCTCGACCTGCAGGCGTGGTACGTCGCGGTCATGGTCGTCGGCTGCGCAGGCATCGCGCTGCTGGCCGCGGTGCTCGAGCGTCGCGTCTCCCCGACGGCCAACGGCGTGCCCCCGGCCGGCGAACCCGCCGAGGGCGCCAGCCCGGCCGAGTCGGCCGCGCCGGCCGAGCCCGACACGGCGCCGGTCGAGGAACGCTGA
- a CDS encoding zinc-dependent alcohol dehydrogenase family protein produces the protein MLATVIHAARDIRVEEVPEPELSASGTDALVRVVAACVCGSDLWPYRGITPTNEPHRIGHEFVGIVESVGADVTTVKEGDFVIAPFYVCDGTCVNCRNGVSTSCLQGSWWGGQDREGGFADGGQGERVRVPLADGTLAVVPGPVGDDEIPGLLTLSDVMGTGHHAAVSAGVQPGDSVAVVGDGAVGLCAIIAAKRLGATTIIAMSRHADRQALAREFGATHVVEERGDDGVAKVQELTGGIGADRVLECVGTKESMDQALRSARPGGMVGYVGVPNGGPELPVRQMFNRNVGVNGGVAPVRGYIEELLPDVRSGAIRPGLVFDLELPLSDAAEAYAAMDERRATKVLLRP, from the coding sequence ATGCTCGCGACCGTGATCCATGCTGCCCGTGACATCCGCGTCGAGGAGGTGCCCGAGCCCGAACTCTCGGCGAGCGGGACCGATGCGCTCGTGCGCGTCGTCGCCGCCTGCGTGTGCGGCTCCGACCTGTGGCCGTACCGCGGAATCACGCCCACGAACGAACCGCATCGCATCGGCCACGAGTTCGTCGGCATCGTCGAGTCGGTCGGCGCCGACGTCACGACGGTGAAGGAGGGCGACTTCGTCATCGCGCCGTTCTACGTGTGCGACGGCACGTGCGTGAACTGCCGCAACGGCGTGAGCACGTCGTGCCTGCAGGGCAGCTGGTGGGGCGGCCAGGACCGAGAGGGCGGCTTCGCCGACGGCGGCCAGGGCGAGCGCGTGCGCGTGCCGCTCGCCGACGGCACGCTCGCGGTCGTGCCCGGCCCGGTCGGCGATGACGAGATCCCCGGGCTGCTCACGCTCAGCGACGTGATGGGCACCGGGCACCACGCCGCGGTCTCGGCGGGCGTGCAGCCGGGTGACTCGGTCGCCGTGGTGGGGGATGGCGCGGTCGGCCTCTGCGCGATCATCGCCGCCAAGCGGCTCGGCGCGACCACCATCATCGCGATGTCGCGGCACGCCGACCGCCAGGCCCTCGCGCGCGAGTTCGGTGCGACGCACGTGGTCGAGGAGCGCGGTGACGACGGCGTCGCGAAGGTGCAGGAGCTCACGGGCGGCATCGGCGCCGACCGCGTGCTCGAGTGCGTCGGCACGAAGGAGTCGATGGACCAGGCGCTTCGGTCGGCGCGGCCGGGCGGGATGGTCGGCTACGTCGGCGTCCCGAACGGCGGCCCCGAGCTGCCCGTGCGCCAGATGTTCAACCGCAACGTCGGCGTGAACGGCGGCGTGGCACCGGTGCGCGGCTACATCGAGGAGCTGCTGCCCGACGTGCGCTCCGGCGCCATCCGCCCGGGTCTGGTCTTCGACCTCGAGCTGCCGCTCTCCGATGCCGCCGAGGCGTACGCCGCGATGGACGAGCGCCGCGCCACCAAGGTGCTGCTCCGCCCGTAG
- a CDS encoding nitroreductase family protein, whose amino-acid sequence MTPLDLTTRRADTDAPLITPLVERWSPRAYDPAAELSDDDVRTLLEAARWAPSANNLQPWRFIVARRGTEAFTTVHDALLGFNQAWADSAAALIVNIAEVADESGAPRPWAKYDLGQAVAHLTVQAQHDDLHTHQMGGFDGARLAEAFGLREGLEIVSITAVGKVGDADALPEPLREREVAPRRRKPLDELVISAA is encoded by the coding sequence ATGACCCCCCTCGACCTCACCACGCGCCGCGCCGACACCGACGCCCCGCTCATCACGCCGCTCGTCGAGCGCTGGAGCCCCCGCGCCTACGACCCGGCCGCCGAGCTCTCCGACGACGACGTCCGCACGCTCCTCGAGGCGGCGCGCTGGGCGCCGTCGGCCAACAACCTGCAGCCCTGGCGCTTCATCGTCGCCCGCCGCGGGACCGAGGCGTTCACGACCGTCCACGACGCGCTCCTGGGCTTCAACCAGGCGTGGGCCGACTCGGCCGCGGCGCTCATCGTCAACATCGCCGAGGTCGCCGACGAGTCGGGCGCGCCGCGTCCCTGGGCGAAGTACGACCTCGGCCAGGCCGTCGCGCACCTGACCGTGCAGGCCCAGCACGACGACCTGCACACGCACCAGATGGGCGGGTTCGACGGCGCCCGGCTCGCCGAGGCGTTCGGCCTGCGCGAGGGCCTCGAGATCGTCTCCATCACCGCCGTCGGCAAGGTCGGCGATGCCGACGCGCTGCCCGAGCCGCTGCGCGAGCGCGAGGTCGCCCCTCGCCGCCGCAAGCCGCTCGACGAGCTCGTCATCTCCGCGGCCTGA